The Rhododendron vialii isolate Sample 1 chromosome 5a, ASM3025357v1 genome contains a region encoding:
- the LOC131325882 gene encoding inositol phosphorylceramide glucuronosyltransferase 1-like isoform X2: protein MIPTSYWRLGFAVMILLALLNRTAVVCGRQSTEEAYVTLLYGDEFLLGVRVLGKSIRDTGSTKDMVALVSDGVSDFAKKLLQADGWIVELISLLENPNHVRPKRFWGVYTKLKIFNMTNYKKVVYLDADTIVVKSVEDLFKCGKFCANLKHSERLNSGVMVVEPSQAVFNDMMSKVNLLPSYTGGDQGFLNSYYTGFANAHLFEPDLPQQWLHSRRIPEMERLSTLYNADVGLYMLANKWMVDEKELHVIHYTLGPLKPWDWWTSWLLKPVDVWQNVREQLDESLPGTGGGKNPNDNLLVKILFLLPLSSLMFCYYRSLLQISSLGNHIRQLYNKIRFRGALAYSAVTANSNQQFSHGAQSKVPVFLGGLSIFVCFVATMVSLVLALLIVPRQVMPWTGLFLMYEWTFTTFFLLFGGYLRLIYQWGRMKANQVGSISSHNEFSDKDSPKGHQRQVSSCDVATCYYGLGMAFLAIAAPSLPCLLGITALFVRFGLMFVGGLVFASFMTYASEHIGIRSFLRGLEEKDIPRTKNLCFLC from the exons ATGATTCCAACAAGTTACTGGAGATTAGGGTTTGCGGTGATGATTCTTCTCGCTCTGTTGAATCGTACCGCGGTGGTATGCGGTCGTCAGTCCACCGAGGAGGCGTACGTGACTCTCCTGTACGGCGATGAGTTCTTGCTGGGAGTTAGGGTTCTAGGGAAGTCGATTCGGGATACTGGATCCACCAAGGACATGGTCGCTCTCGTCTCCGACGGCGTTTCGGACTTCGCCAAGAAGCTCCTCCAG GCTGATGGTTGGATTGTGGAGCTAATTAGTTTATTGGAAAACCCTAATCATGTGCGACCTAAAAGGTTTTGGGGAGTCTACACAAAGCTAAAAATATTCAACATGACCAACTACAAGAAAG TGGTGTACCTTGATGCTGATACAATAGTTGTAAAGAGTGTTGAAGATTTGTTTAAATGTGGGAAATTCTGTGCTAATTTAAAGCACTCAGAAAGGCTCAATTCAGGAGTCATGGTAGTTGAACCGTCTCAAGCAGTTTTTAACGACATGATGAGCAAAGTAAACTTGTTGCCTTCTTATACTGGAG GAGATCAGGGGTTTCTTAATTCATACTACACAGGGTTTGCTAATGCACATCTTTTCGAGCCAGACTTGCCGCAGCAATGGTTACATTCTAGGCGAATTCCTGAGATGGAGAGACTCTCAACTCTATACAATGCAGATGTTGGCCTTTACATGCTTGCCAACAAG TGGATGGTGGATGAGAAAGAGCTTCATGTTATTCATTACACACTTGGCCCCCTTAAGCCATGGGATTGGTGGACATCTTGGCTTTTAAAACCTGTTGATGTCTGGCAG AATGTTAGGGAACAGCTTGACGAATCTCTTCCTGGAACTGGTGGGGGGAAAAACCCTAATGACAATCTTCTGGTCAAAATTCTTTTTCTGCTCCCATTATCTTCTTTAATGTTCTGTTACTACCGGTCCCTTCTTCAG ATAAGTTCATTGGGCAATCACATTAGACAACTTTACAACAAGATCAGATTTAGGGGTGCGCTTGCTTATTCTGCTGTTACTGCTAATTCCAATCAACAG TTCTCACATGGAGCGCAATCCAAGGTGCCTGTGTTTTTGGGTGGACTCTCCATTTTTGTATGCTTTGTGGCTACCATGGTGTCCCTCGTACTTGCACTACTAATTGTTCCTCGGCAAGTAATGCCGTGGACTGGTTTGTTTCTGATGTACGAGTGGACATTCACTACCTTCTTCCTATTATTTGGAGGTTATCTACGCTTGATTTACCAGTGGGGAAGGATGAAGGCAAATCAAGTGGGATCCATTTCTTCTCATAATGAATTTTCTGATAAAGATTCTCCAAAAG GACATCAGCGGCAGGTGTCTTCTTGTGATGTCGCGACATGCTATTATGGGTTAGGAATGGCGTTCTTGGCTATTGCTGCCCCTTCATTGCCTTGTTTATTGGGTATCACTGCCCTGTTTGTGAG GTTTGGTTTGATGTTTGTGGGAGGTTTAGTTTTTGCGTCTTTTATGACGTATGCTTCAGAACATATTGGGATTAGATCATTTCTGAGAGGTCTCGAAGAAAAGGATATACCACGGACAAAGAACTTATGTTTCTTGTGCTGA
- the LOC131325882 gene encoding inositol phosphorylceramide glucuronosyltransferase 1-like isoform X1 — MIPTSYWRLGFAVMILLALLNRTAVVCGRQSTEEAYVTLLYGDEFLLGVRVLGKSIRDTGSTKDMVALVSDGVSDFAKKLLQADGWIVELISLLENPNHVRPKRFWGVYTKLKIFNMTNYKKVVYLDADTIVVKSVEDLFKCGKFCANLKHSERLNSGVMVVEPSQAVFNDMMSKVNLLPSYTGGDQGFLNSYYTGFANAHLFEPDLPQQWLHSRRIPEMERLSTLYNADVGLYMLANKWMVDEKELHVIHYTLGPLKPWDWWTSWLLKPVDVWQNVREQLDESLPGTGGGKNPNDNLLVKILFLLPLSSLMFCYYRSLLQISSLGNHIRQLYNKIRFRGALAYSAVTANSNQQQFSHGAQSKVPVFLGGLSIFVCFVATMVSLVLALLIVPRQVMPWTGLFLMYEWTFTTFFLLFGGYLRLIYQWGRMKANQVGSISSHNEFSDKDSPKGHQRQVSSCDVATCYYGLGMAFLAIAAPSLPCLLGITALFVRFGLMFVGGLVFASFMTYASEHIGIRSFLRGLEEKDIPRTKNLCFLC; from the exons ATGATTCCAACAAGTTACTGGAGATTAGGGTTTGCGGTGATGATTCTTCTCGCTCTGTTGAATCGTACCGCGGTGGTATGCGGTCGTCAGTCCACCGAGGAGGCGTACGTGACTCTCCTGTACGGCGATGAGTTCTTGCTGGGAGTTAGGGTTCTAGGGAAGTCGATTCGGGATACTGGATCCACCAAGGACATGGTCGCTCTCGTCTCCGACGGCGTTTCGGACTTCGCCAAGAAGCTCCTCCAG GCTGATGGTTGGATTGTGGAGCTAATTAGTTTATTGGAAAACCCTAATCATGTGCGACCTAAAAGGTTTTGGGGAGTCTACACAAAGCTAAAAATATTCAACATGACCAACTACAAGAAAG TGGTGTACCTTGATGCTGATACAATAGTTGTAAAGAGTGTTGAAGATTTGTTTAAATGTGGGAAATTCTGTGCTAATTTAAAGCACTCAGAAAGGCTCAATTCAGGAGTCATGGTAGTTGAACCGTCTCAAGCAGTTTTTAACGACATGATGAGCAAAGTAAACTTGTTGCCTTCTTATACTGGAG GAGATCAGGGGTTTCTTAATTCATACTACACAGGGTTTGCTAATGCACATCTTTTCGAGCCAGACTTGCCGCAGCAATGGTTACATTCTAGGCGAATTCCTGAGATGGAGAGACTCTCAACTCTATACAATGCAGATGTTGGCCTTTACATGCTTGCCAACAAG TGGATGGTGGATGAGAAAGAGCTTCATGTTATTCATTACACACTTGGCCCCCTTAAGCCATGGGATTGGTGGACATCTTGGCTTTTAAAACCTGTTGATGTCTGGCAG AATGTTAGGGAACAGCTTGACGAATCTCTTCCTGGAACTGGTGGGGGGAAAAACCCTAATGACAATCTTCTGGTCAAAATTCTTTTTCTGCTCCCATTATCTTCTTTAATGTTCTGTTACTACCGGTCCCTTCTTCAG ATAAGTTCATTGGGCAATCACATTAGACAACTTTACAACAAGATCAGATTTAGGGGTGCGCTTGCTTATTCTGCTGTTACTGCTAATTCCAATCAACAG CAGTTCTCACATGGAGCGCAATCCAAGGTGCCTGTGTTTTTGGGTGGACTCTCCATTTTTGTATGCTTTGTGGCTACCATGGTGTCCCTCGTACTTGCACTACTAATTGTTCCTCGGCAAGTAATGCCGTGGACTGGTTTGTTTCTGATGTACGAGTGGACATTCACTACCTTCTTCCTATTATTTGGAGGTTATCTACGCTTGATTTACCAGTGGGGAAGGATGAAGGCAAATCAAGTGGGATCCATTTCTTCTCATAATGAATTTTCTGATAAAGATTCTCCAAAAG GACATCAGCGGCAGGTGTCTTCTTGTGATGTCGCGACATGCTATTATGGGTTAGGAATGGCGTTCTTGGCTATTGCTGCCCCTTCATTGCCTTGTTTATTGGGTATCACTGCCCTGTTTGTGAG GTTTGGTTTGATGTTTGTGGGAGGTTTAGTTTTTGCGTCTTTTATGACGTATGCTTCAGAACATATTGGGATTAGATCATTTCTGAGAGGTCTCGAAGAAAAGGATATACCACGGACAAAGAACTTATGTTTCTTGTGCTGA
- the LOC131325883 gene encoding phosphoenolpyruvate carboxylase kinase 2, which yields MCEGLNRDYQLCEELGRGRFGVVYRCLSIASGSPFACKSIDKRLLSDDPTDRDCLDKEPKILTLLSGHPNVLQIHKVYEDEDYLHIITDLCDSPDLYTRLAAGGKFSEPDAASIFQQLVSAVAYCHRVGVAHRDIKPDNVLFDSRYNKVKLADFGSAEWFGGGTMSGVVGTPYYVAPEVLSGMEYNEKVDVWSAGVILYMMLAGVPPFYGDTAVEIFEAVMRGNLRFPTRIFRSVSPEAKDLLRKMICKDVSRRWSAEQVLRHPWIINGGVTQSMADLT from the exons ATGTGTGAAGGACTAAATCGCGACTACCAACTCTGCGAAGAACTCGGCCGCGGGAGATTCGGCGTCGTCTACCGGTGCCTCTCCATCGCCTCGGGCTCCCCCTTCGCCTGCAAGTCCATCGACAAGCGCCTCCTCTCCGACGACCCCACCGACCGCGACTGCCTCGACAAGGAGCCCAAGATCCTCACCCTCCTCAGCGGGCACCCCAACGTCCTCCAGATCCACAAGGTGTACGAGGACGAGGACTACCTCCACATCATCACCGACCTCTGCGACTCGCCCGACCTCTACACCCGTCTCGCCGCCGGCGGGAAGTTCTCCGAGCCCGACGCGGCGTCGATCTTTCAACAGCTCGTCTCGGCCGTCGCTTACTGCCACCGCGTGGGCGTCGCTCACAGAGATATCAAGCCGGATAACGTACTCTTCGATTCTAG GTACAACAAGGTGAAACTGGCGGATTTCGGGTCGGCGGAGTGGTTCGGCGGCGGGACGATGAGCGGGGTAGTGGGGACGCCGTACTATGTGGCGCCGGAGGTGTTGTCGGGGATGGAGTACAACGAGAAGGTGGACGTGTGGAGCGCCGGCGTGATTTTGTACATGATGCTCGCCGGTGTTCCACCCTTTTACGGCGATACCGCCGTGGAGATTTTTGAGGCGGTGATGCGGGGGAACCTGAGGTTTCCGACGAGGATATTCCGGTCGGTGTCGCCGGAGGCCAAGGATCTGTTGCGGAAGATGATCTGTAAGGACGTTTCGCGGCGATGGTCCGCTGAACAGGTTCTAA GGCATCCATGGATCATCAATGGAGGAGTGACTCAATCAATGGCTGATTTGACCTGA